From Haloglomus litoreum, the proteins below share one genomic window:
- a CDS encoding alkaline phosphatase D family protein, whose translation MEQGADAETDGDAGTGTIETDTPTPDPDAAPHDDAERPDGHAELASLLSNEDLLLSQQPHSPEREAVFVDDDDDRDPDAVFPQSVASGGPTAEGVILWTRLAPDAFDPDEPLGVEVAHDDFSESVYRGVVDDTDRIRAHDHVVKVDVDGALDPNTEYRYRFVYDGVASRVGTCHTLPEPDASPDSLRFGVLACQNYLNGYYPALGYVAEEDLDFLIHVGDFIYESGAGEFKGLDSRSYDDRDIDLPSGEDRVQDLADYRYIYRTYRSDRFLQRALEEHTLIAAWDDHEIANDIYWDPETDAPKADHPRGEDPEFMTSLTADAIHAWWEFVPARLGYDPEAESLQDRFQLWRSFEFGDLLKLVMTDERLYRDPPRDALPTATNCRPENEPPGRTMLGEDQLAWFTAQIRDSNARWTVWSDEVLTIPFRLGVGRASVFPVQGGWDGYTRERRYIKDKLQEFSPRNFVTLTGDMHCYIAGYKKTEYGGPITERLFDPGERVGVEFMTPAVTSLNVAEALGMTDGLVGRITEPLLRRFVTAQNPHLEFFDSHHWGYSVVEFTRDACTYVAYSVDKHENSMAAEREVIAAYRVPDGEVELIDVSDEYDE comes from the coding sequence ATGGAACAGGGGGCCGACGCCGAGACCGACGGTGATGCCGGAACCGGAACCATCGAGACGGACACGCCCACACCGGACCCGGACGCCGCACCACACGACGACGCCGAGCGCCCGGACGGACACGCCGAACTCGCGTCGCTCCTCTCGAACGAGGACCTCCTCCTGAGTCAACAGCCCCACTCGCCCGAGCGCGAGGCGGTCTTCGTCGACGACGACGACGACCGGGACCCGGACGCCGTCTTCCCCCAGTCGGTCGCCTCCGGCGGCCCGACGGCCGAGGGCGTCATCCTCTGGACCCGGCTCGCGCCGGACGCGTTCGACCCGGACGAGCCGCTCGGCGTCGAGGTCGCCCACGACGACTTCTCCGAGTCGGTCTACCGTGGCGTCGTCGACGACACCGACCGCATCCGTGCCCACGACCACGTCGTCAAGGTGGACGTCGACGGCGCGCTCGACCCGAACACCGAGTACCGCTACCGCTTCGTCTACGACGGCGTCGCCTCGCGCGTCGGGACCTGCCACACGCTCCCGGAACCGGACGCCTCCCCCGACTCGCTCCGGTTCGGCGTCCTCGCCTGCCAGAACTACCTCAACGGCTACTACCCCGCACTCGGCTACGTCGCCGAGGAGGACCTGGACTTCCTCATCCACGTCGGCGACTTCATCTACGAGTCCGGCGCGGGCGAGTTCAAGGGCCTCGACAGCCGCTCGTACGACGACCGGGACATCGACCTCCCCAGCGGCGAGGACCGGGTGCAGGACCTGGCGGACTACCGCTACATCTACCGCACCTACCGCTCGGACCGGTTCCTCCAGCGCGCGCTGGAGGAACACACCCTCATCGCCGCCTGGGACGACCACGAGATCGCCAACGACATCTACTGGGACCCGGAAACCGACGCTCCCAAGGCCGACCACCCGCGCGGCGAGGACCCCGAGTTCATGACGAGCCTGACGGCGGACGCCATCCACGCCTGGTGGGAGTTCGTCCCCGCACGACTGGGGTACGACCCCGAGGCCGAGTCGCTGCAGGACCGCTTCCAGCTCTGGCGCTCGTTCGAGTTCGGCGACCTCCTGAAGCTCGTGATGACCGACGAGCGCCTCTACCGGGACCCGCCGCGCGACGCGTTGCCGACGGCGACGAACTGCCGACCGGAGAACGAACCCCCCGGCCGGACGATGCTCGGCGAGGACCAGCTCGCGTGGTTCACCGCGCAGATTCGGGACTCGAACGCGCGGTGGACCGTCTGGTCCGACGAGGTACTCACCATCCCGTTCCGGCTGGGTGTGGGTCGTGCGTCGGTCTTCCCCGTGCAGGGCGGCTGGGACGGCTACACCCGCGAGCGCCGCTACATCAAGGACAAGCTGCAGGAGTTCTCGCCGCGCAACTTCGTCACCCTCACGGGCGACATGCACTGCTACATCGCGGGCTACAAGAAGACCGAGTACGGCGGCCCCATCACCGAGCGGCTGTTCGACCCCGGCGAGCGCGTCGGCGTCGAGTTCATGACGCCGGCCGTCACGAGCCTCAACGTCGCCGAAGCGCTGGGGATGACCGACGGACTCGTCGGCCGCATCACGGAACCGCTCCTCCGGCGGTTCGTCACGGCCCAGAACCCGCACCTGGAGTTCTTCGACTCGCACCACTGGGGCTACTCCGTCGTCGAGTTCACCCGCGACGCGTGTACGTACGTCGCCTACAGCGTCGACAAGCACGAGAACTCGATGGCCGCCGAACGCGAGGTCATCGCGGCCTACCGCGTCCCCGACGGCGAGGTCGAACTTATCGACGTGAGCGACGAGTACGACGAATGA
- a CDS encoding heavy metal translocating P-type ATPase, with translation MSDPSDARADSRGSDGDADAEVELDVPDMDCASCATKVERSVEGLEGADRIETRPTTGRLVVGGDVSRQDVSERVEAAGYAVADGDERTAEFQVPEMDCASCAGKVENALSDVDGVRDIDTRPTAGRVRVTFGDETTPDELRAAIEGAGYPVTGEEVDREGDTGPAAREPVWRSRRAKLTGVAAVLLAAGLAAQFLVPGLNATVVSGPVPFAVADLLFLGAVATGGQAILRNGYYSARNLNLDIDFLMSTAIVSAILASLVSGAHLYVEAATLATLFSVAELLERYAMDRTRGSVQELLDLSPEEATVLRDGEERTVPVDELAVGETVVVRPGEKLPADGVVREGDSAVNEAPITGESVPVDKTAGDEVYAGTLNESGYLEVEVTAPSGESTLAKVADLVADADANRTEREQFVERFAGYYTPVMVAIAVLVAAVPPLVFGAPPVEWFVNGITLLVLACPCAFVISTPVSVVSGITAAARNGVLVKGGDHLEAMGGVGAVAVDKTGTLTTGELAVTDVVPLGDHTETDVLRCARGLEARSEHPVGEAIVAHAEGRGATTATDREVSGFESLTGKGVRASLDGTPHYAGTPDLFEELGFDLGHAHVVGDAREAVPDDVRSLCDRQGCLDLADETIPRLQAEGKTVVLVGREEELEGVIAVADTVRPTAAWTVDRLQSMGLSVVMLTGDNEGTARAVAEQVGVDDYRAGLLPEEKAEAVAALEDEYEGGVAMVGDGVNDAPALAAATVGVAMGAAGTDAAIEAADIALLGDDLTRLPYLYELSRDAEGVIRSNIYASLGVKALLAVGVPLGVVGVAAAVLVGDAGMTLGVTGNAMRLSRLEPATPDVAE, from the coding sequence ATGAGCGACCCGAGCGACGCCCGAGCCGACTCACGTGGGTCGGACGGCGATGCCGACGCCGAGGTCGAACTCGACGTGCCGGACATGGACTGTGCGTCGTGTGCGACCAAGGTCGAGCGGAGCGTCGAAGGGCTGGAGGGCGCGGACCGCATCGAGACCCGGCCGACGACCGGCCGACTGGTCGTGGGCGGCGACGTGTCACGCCAGGACGTGAGCGAGCGCGTCGAGGCCGCCGGCTACGCGGTCGCGGACGGCGACGAGCGGACCGCGGAGTTCCAGGTCCCGGAGATGGACTGTGCCTCCTGCGCCGGGAAGGTGGAGAACGCCCTGTCGGACGTCGACGGTGTCCGGGACATCGACACGCGGCCGACCGCCGGCCGTGTTCGGGTGACCTTCGGGGACGAGACGACGCCCGACGAACTCCGAGCGGCCATCGAGGGTGCCGGCTACCCCGTCACGGGCGAGGAGGTCGATAGGGAGGGCGACACCGGGCCGGCAGCGCGCGAGCCGGTCTGGCGGAGCCGGCGGGCGAAGCTGACCGGCGTCGCGGCCGTACTGCTCGCGGCGGGACTGGCCGCGCAGTTCCTCGTCCCCGGGCTGAACGCGACCGTCGTCTCGGGGCCGGTGCCGTTCGCCGTCGCGGACCTCCTGTTCCTCGGCGCCGTCGCCACGGGCGGGCAGGCCATCCTCCGGAACGGCTACTACTCGGCGCGGAACCTGAACCTCGACATCGACTTCCTGATGTCGACGGCCATCGTGAGCGCCATCCTCGCGAGCCTCGTCTCCGGGGCGCACCTGTACGTCGAGGCGGCGACGCTGGCGACGCTGTTCAGCGTCGCGGAGCTGCTGGAGCGGTACGCGATGGACCGCACGCGGGGCTCCGTGCAGGAGCTGCTGGACCTCTCGCCCGAGGAGGCGACGGTCCTCCGGGACGGCGAGGAGCGGACCGTCCCAGTCGACGAACTGGCGGTCGGCGAGACGGTGGTCGTCCGGCCGGGCGAGAAGCTCCCGGCCGACGGCGTCGTCCGCGAGGGCGACAGCGCCGTCAACGAGGCCCCCATCACTGGCGAGTCCGTCCCCGTCGACAAGACCGCGGGTGACGAGGTGTACGCCGGGACGCTCAACGAGTCCGGCTACCTGGAGGTGGAGGTGACCGCCCCGAGTGGCGAGAGCACGCTCGCGAAGGTCGCCGACCTCGTCGCGGACGCCGACGCCAATCGCACGGAGCGCGAGCAGTTCGTCGAACGGTTCGCGGGCTACTACACGCCGGTGATGGTGGCCATCGCCGTCCTCGTGGCGGCGGTGCCGCCGCTCGTCTTCGGCGCGCCGCCGGTCGAGTGGTTCGTCAACGGCATCACGCTGCTCGTGCTCGCGTGCCCGTGCGCGTTCGTCATCTCGACGCCCGTCTCGGTGGTCTCGGGCATCACGGCTGCCGCGCGCAACGGCGTCCTCGTGAAGGGTGGCGACCACCTCGAGGCGATGGGCGGGGTGGGTGCCGTCGCGGTCGACAAGACCGGGACGCTGACGACGGGCGAACTGGCCGTCACGGACGTGGTCCCGCTGGGCGACCACACCGAGACGGACGTGCTCCGCTGTGCCCGCGGCCTCGAAGCCCGCAGCGAGCACCCCGTCGGCGAGGCCATCGTCGCCCACGCCGAGGGCCGGGGGGCGACGACGGCGACGGATCGCGAGGTGTCGGGCTTCGAGAGCCTGACGGGCAAGGGCGTCCGTGCATCGCTCGACGGGACCCCCCACTACGCCGGCACGCCGGACCTGTTCGAGGAGCTGGGGTTCGACCTCGGGCACGCCCACGTCGTCGGTGACGCGCGCGAGGCCGTGCCGGATGACGTGCGCTCGCTCTGTGATCGACAGGGCTGTCTCGACCTCGCCGACGAGACGATCCCGCGGCTCCAGGCGGAGGGGAAGACGGTCGTGCTCGTCGGCCGGGAGGAGGAACTCGAGGGGGTCATCGCCGTCGCGGACACCGTCCGGCCGACGGCCGCGTGGACGGTCGACCGGCTGCAATCGATGGGGCTCTCGGTCGTGATGCTGACCGGCGACAACGAGGGGACCGCCCGCGCCGTCGCCGAACAGGTCGGCGTCGACGACTACCGCGCCGGCCTCCTGCCGGAGGAGAAGGCCGAGGCCGTCGCCGCCCTCGAGGACGAGTACGAGGGTGGCGTGGCGATGGTCGGTGACGGCGTCAACGACGCGCCGGCGCTGGCGGCCGCGACGGTCGGCGTGGCGATGGGCGCCGCGGGGACCGACGCCGCCATCGAGGCCGCCGACATCGCCCTGCTGGGTGACGACCTGACGCGGCTGCCGTACCTCTACGAGCTGTCGCGTGACGCCGAGGGCGTCATCCGGAGCAACATCTACGCCAGCCTCGGGGTGAAGGCGCTGCTGGCGGTCGGGGTCCCGCTGGGCGTCGTTGGCGTCGCGGCCGCGGTGCTGGTGGGCGACGCCGGGATGACGCTCGGCGTGACGGGCAACGCGATGCGGCTCTCACGGCTGGAACCGGCGACGCCGGACGTGGCCGAGTGA
- a CDS encoding crotonase/enoyl-CoA hydratase family protein: MSDDHDLTGTDGPVHYERDGPVAVITIDRPERRNAIDYETSQLLLDAFTRVEETDAKVAVLTGSEGTFSAGADLKAMDLEDSPEGWLGFTRTRCEVPVIAAVEGHCVAGGIEMACWCDIRVAAKGATFGCFERRFGVPLVDGGTQRLPRIVGLGRALDMILTGRAVDAETAERWGLATRLADEGAALERAVELGKQLASFPQDTMLSDRDAVYDGIGTPLQQGLGLEGWHGSRVLRTAEAGAERFAGGEGRSGAGIEDPDRE, from the coding sequence GTGAGCGACGACCACGACCTGACGGGCACGGACGGGCCGGTCCACTACGAGCGGGACGGACCGGTCGCCGTCATCACGATCGACCGGCCGGAGCGGCGCAACGCCATCGACTACGAGACCAGCCAGTTGCTGCTGGACGCGTTCACCCGCGTCGAGGAGACCGACGCCAAGGTGGCGGTCCTCACCGGCAGCGAGGGGACCTTCTCGGCCGGCGCGGACCTGAAAGCGATGGACCTGGAGGACTCGCCGGAGGGGTGGCTCGGGTTCACCCGGACGCGCTGTGAGGTGCCCGTCATCGCCGCCGTCGAGGGCCACTGCGTCGCGGGCGGCATCGAGATGGCGTGCTGGTGTGACATCCGGGTCGCGGCGAAGGGGGCGACGTTCGGCTGTTTCGAGCGGCGCTTCGGCGTGCCGCTCGTCGACGGTGGCACGCAACGGCTGCCCCGCATCGTCGGCCTCGGCCGCGCGCTGGACATGATCCTCACGGGCCGTGCGGTCGACGCCGAGACGGCCGAGCGGTGGGGCCTCGCGACGCGACTCGCCGACGAGGGCGCGGCGCTGGAGCGGGCAGTGGAACTGGGCAAGCAACTGGCAAGCTTCCCGCAGGACACGATGCTCTCGGACCGCGATGCGGTGTACGACGGCATCGGGACGCCGCTCCAGCAGGGCCTCGGGCTAGAGGGGTGGCACGGGTCGCGCGTCCTCCGGACCGCCGAGGCCGGCGCGGAGCGGTTCGCGGGCGGTGAGGGGCGCAGCGGCGCCGGTATCGAGGACCCCGACAGGGAGTGA
- a CDS encoding lysylphosphatidylglycerol synthase transmembrane domain-containing protein — MALSRRTVLQLVVGVTVAVGLVAVLFRFVGAAEVLDSLAAAEPTILGGVVLVALCWLGAWGLSLYIGLRILAVPTSLGRALLAFTSVVFANSVMPFAQLGGQPLAALFLSRATRSDYETSLIATATVDVLNVLPAGLFVLVGVATLAGRGPIGGDVALVVGAVLGLSVALPLLGYALWRGRRSVGRYGGRGLVVLGRTAGSVVPGRLRPSPATVRQRVERVRTAVGRLARNPGPLALAFGCSLFGWVFFVGSFWLSLLAVGSPVSFAVVLLVVPTSMLAVVLPSPGGLGGVEAMLVFLTVSFSGIDPASALAAALVHRVATHLLPILIGGTATAVLSS, encoded by the coding sequence ATGGCGCTCTCTCGCCGGACAGTTCTCCAGCTCGTCGTCGGGGTGACCGTCGCGGTCGGACTCGTCGCCGTCCTCTTCCGGTTCGTGGGCGCAGCCGAGGTGCTCGACTCGCTGGCGGCCGCCGAACCGACAATCCTCGGCGGTGTCGTGCTGGTGGCGCTGTGCTGGCTCGGCGCTTGGGGGCTGTCGCTGTACATCGGGCTCCGCATCCTCGCGGTTCCGACGTCGCTCGGCCGGGCGCTCCTCGCGTTCACCAGCGTCGTGTTCGCCAACAGCGTGATGCCGTTCGCCCAGCTCGGCGGCCAGCCACTCGCCGCGCTGTTCCTCTCGCGGGCGACCCGGAGCGACTACGAGACGTCGCTCATCGCCACCGCCACCGTGGACGTGCTCAACGTCCTCCCGGCGGGGCTGTTCGTCCTGGTCGGCGTCGCCACGCTCGCCGGGCGTGGGCCAATCGGCGGTGATGTCGCGCTCGTGGTCGGAGCCGTCCTCGGGCTCTCCGTGGCGCTCCCGCTCCTCGGGTACGCACTCTGGCGAGGCCGACGGTCGGTCGGTCGCTACGGCGGCCGTGGGCTCGTCGTCCTCGGTCGAACCGCCGGCAGTGTCGTCCCCGGCCGACTGCGACCCTCACCGGCCACCGTTCGACAGCGAGTCGAACGGGTTCGAACGGCCGTGGGACGGCTGGCTCGGAACCCCGGACCGCTGGCCCTCGCGTTCGGGTGCTCTCTCTTCGGCTGGGTGTTCTTCGTCGGCTCGTTCTGGCTCTCGCTCCTGGCCGTCGGGAGTCCGGTCTCGTTCGCGGTCGTCCTGCTCGTCGTCCCCACCTCGATGCTCGCGGTGGTGTTGCCCTCGCCCGGTGGACTGGGTGGTGTCGAGGCGATGCTGGTGTTCCTCACCGTGTCGTTCTCGGGGATCGACCCCGCCAGTGCGCTGGCCGCCGCGCTGGTTCACCGTGTGGCGACACACCTCCTGCCCATCCTCATCGGAGGCACGGCGACCGCCGTGCTCAGTTCGTAA